The window GCTAAACATTCATATGTTCACAAGCTCACAGCACTTTCTGTTTAGTGGTTACAGCCCATAGATGTCACAACCTGACTGGACCTCCCACCATGatattgaaatttcaattttaatgtatAACAGTAGTCCTGTTCTTTGAATCAGAATGCAAGCCAGTTAGGTTGGAATAGGTCAAACACACCTGCATTCTTGAAAATCTGTCCGAGAAGTGATTTaagattaattataaataaaaacttggttaattataaataattatataacatgAGGTTCTAAAAAACAACATATacataatgttaaattaaatttatataaaagttttaaaataattctgctttatataaaagttttattcTCTTTACAATTcatatataaataacatttaatacttGCTCACTTTGAGGTATTGTCAATTTTCACATAGGAATGGATATTCTTATCCtcatcctcctcctcgcgtcgtttcctcactgctgagggtcgtgaccattataattcgacatgattttactccttgtgatgtcccgccagcgcctccgatcattggccgcatgaagggcgtcgtggaatgggatctctagatCTTATCCTCATAGTCTTCAATTAATTCTCATTTACTAACAGTGATACACTAGTTGAGTgctatttcatttttcaagTATTTCAGTCATATTTAATTACCAACAAAATAGTCTccaacaaataaatacaaaatattttaagttaatatTAACCTGAAGTGAATAAAACAGTTAATAATTACTTAAACAATAGTGTTACTAAAATTTTCTCAATATATCGGCATTTATGGTGTCACACACTGCTCTTGAATATttcatatcattaaaattaccgTACTGTACCAGCTCCATATCGTATTTCTTTTTCGAATTGCTCAGCTTTCAACGTGCCATCTATACTCACACAGTTTTCATTGAAAACACTGTATGCTGAAACTTCACCCCGCTTTTTAGGCGTTGTCCTAGTGTTAACGCAAATACCTATTAAAACAGATACTACAAAAAATACAGCACCAAACTGTATCTGTAAGAAGTACATGTACAAAGATAACCAGATAATAGAGCCGATTGACCATTTAATTGCAAAATATTGCCAAGATTCTTTCGGCTCATCTTCTAAGGATTCCAGTTCACTTGCTTCTGAAGTTATATCACTCGGGTCTTCAGTTTGTAGAGGTTGGAATTTCTGAGGTATTTGTTCTTCATTTTCAATCTGGAAAGTTAGTTAAGGCATTcttgttaaatttaatgttaatttagtATAATAGCTTTATCGAAAACTTTAACAAACGGTCAGTTATATTTTGCCAGTCTGTCTTTATTTTGAAACACATTTTTGTAGAATCAAGATACATTCTATTAGCTAGAAGTTTTAGTTATAAACACAATATTATAAGCAAGAACTATTGATATTAAAAATGCAGAGTTTATCAAAACTTGAAGtaaccttagaaattatatttatattctcTTCTATAGTTAGTTCTTAGTTCATGTTATAAAATATAGCTTTATGATCTTTTGTGATTTCTAAGCCATAGAcagttaaaactattttaacagTTAAATCTCGCAGTTTTTTTCGACGCTTCTTATACTTTACAGTCGTAAGTCGCCACGTAAACTAAAGTATTCGTATTGTCAGAAATAATTAAACTAGATTTTAAATTGCAAAAGTAATTTTCTTTATattcagtcttttttttatcacttt of the Bombyx mori chromosome 25, ASM3026992v2 genome contains:
- the LOC101743667 gene encoding SAYSvFN domain-containing protein 1, coding for MEAKLKEYRALRRRKELVENTKEKIRKSRDKIVNFLIPQVFLDMTKDRSEEEVLLIENEEQIPQKFQPLQTEDPSDITSEASELESLEDEPKESWQYFAIKWSIGSIIWLSLYMYFLQIQFGAVFFVVSVLIGICVNTRTTPKKRGEVSAYSVFNENCVSIDGTLKAEQFEKEIRYGAGTVR